A single region of the Atribacterota bacterium genome encodes:
- the radC gene encoding DNA repair protein RadC, translating into MNKEESKAVKNNYTIKDWPESERPRERLMQHGAEYLTDAELLAIILVNGYSGKTSVELARSLLTEFGGLRKLMNMSYAETKKIPGIGRAKYSQIKAVLELARRLSQEKMFPGKRIQKAQDVVDYYYAEMRDKKKELFHILLLDIRYQVIRDVLISMGSLTETTVHPREVLKEVIKESAAAVIFLHNHPSGNPNPSSQDIKLTDRLCKSCQMIGVKVLDHIIIGEDNFYSFTQMGQIS; encoded by the coding sequence TTGAATAAAGAAGAAAGTAAAGCTGTAAAAAACAATTATACTATCAAGGATTGGCCGGAATCTGAAAGACCCCGGGAAAGATTGATGCAACATGGTGCAGAGTATTTGACAGATGCAGAACTGCTGGCAATTATTTTGGTAAACGGTTATTCAGGGAAAACTTCAGTTGAATTGGCAAGAAGTCTGTTGACTGAATTTGGTGGATTGAGAAAGCTGATGAATATGTCCTATGCTGAAACAAAAAAAATACCTGGCATAGGAAGGGCAAAATATTCTCAAATAAAGGCAGTCCTGGAATTGGCAAGACGCTTATCACAGGAAAAAATGTTTCCGGGAAAAAGAATTCAAAAAGCTCAGGATGTAGTAGATTATTATTATGCCGAGATGCGGGATAAAAAGAAAGAACTTTTTCATATTCTGCTTTTAGATATACGTTATCAGGTTATAAGAGATGTACTTATTTCAATGGGAAGTCTGACAGAGACAACAGTGCACCCGCGAGAGGTGTTAAAAGAAGTAATTAAGGAATCTGCGGCAGCTGTTATTTTTCTTCATAATCACCCCAGCGGAAATCCGAACCCCAGCAGTCAGGATATCAAATTAACTGATAGATTATGTAAATCCTGTCAGATGATAGGAGTAAAAGTCCTTGACCATATAATTATCGGAGAGGATAATTTTTATAGTTTTACCCAAATGGGTCAGATAAGCTAA